DNA sequence from the Rattus rattus isolate New Zealand chromosome 2, Rrattus_CSIRO_v1, whole genome shotgun sequence genome:
gatatatctaagtttgtgtcaagttgacaaaactcaACCAGCAcaatgcctctgccttcttagtaAACCCTGATTCCTCTGTCTGTCCTCATTTGATGAAAAAGCTGTTTGAGTTCTCCATTTCTTCTGGACACACAGCCCAGGCACTATAATGCAggcattgttttttgtttctgtcagCTAAGGCCTATTCCCAGATCATCTGCCATCTTCCTATTGAAATCCCCATGGCGATTTTATTCTGcttgtcatatgtgtgtgtgccagcatgtatatctatgttgataacttttctattttgttggtttctctgtgtagtgctgaGACTTGCCctggagaccaggctgaactCGATCTcggagatctgctgcctctgcctcctgagtgctgggactaaagctgtgtCCCACCACTGCCTGGGTGTTTTGCTTACCTTTAAAGTAGCATTAGACTCTTTACAACTACCCAATCCCTTTATTCCTGCCCTTGACATATCTTCCCTGTTTTCTGAGACCACTCTCTGctgattttccttttcctgttggaGTCTTCCTCTTGGTGTTATAACAAACTTGAGTTCCTCAAAGCTTAGTCTTTGGCTCTCCTTGGTTTCTATGTTGTCTCTGTAGCTGTGGCTTCTGTTACTATCCATACACTGAGCACTTGCAAAGTATATTATCTCCATTTAGATGTATGGCAACCTCCTCGAATTTATCCTTAAAATCAAAAGCCAGTTATATTATTTTTTCCCTATTTATTTGACAAAAATACTGAGTAGCTGAAGAATTCATTTTGGCCCATGGCTTCAGAGGGTTTTGTCAATGGCCATTTGGTCCCACATGCTTTGGCAGAACATAATGGTGAGAAATGTATGGTTGAAGAAAGTCTTCATTTTACAGAGGCGGAGAGGAAAGGGTGAGGGCCAGTGTATTTCAGAGAATGTTCCCCCAGTGACTTATCTCTGCACTTAGGCTCTACTCCCTAAAGTTTCCAACTCCCCAAATACCAGCAGCAGCCGGGACCAAGTGCTCAGCTCAAGGCTCTTAAGGGTACATTTCACACCCAAACCACAAGGCTGCTAGTATCCTACTGGGATACTCTGCCTCGTAAAGAAGCCAAAGTTTTAGGCTTGATTCTTTTGTCCCCTCTGAGAGCCCCTCAGTCACTACTTGGCACCTCACCACAGTACCCACTTTCTCTCTGCTACCATCACCCCAAAGCCACCATCTGAGCACCCCATTCCTGTCAACTCCTGTTCCCTCTTTACACAGGATAACCTTTTTACAATGTAAAAATGAGCACAGGATATTCCAACTTAAGAACTTTAGGAACATATATAATTAGGAGAAACACCAAAGCCCTTAAACTGTCTTTAATGCTCTTCTGAGGCCTGGACCAGTACCACTCTCCTCTACTTGTCTGGACTTTCAGCTTTTCACACTCTCTTTGCCTACACCGTGGTTACACTGTTGTTCATTTCTACTCCAAGGTTCAGTGCAAACTTTAGAGACCTTCCTACAGGGAGTGTTAGGACAGCCAGAACCATGTGTCTGTCATGTGTGTTCATAGCACTGTCTGTCCATGATTccaattttaattaaatcattaaaattaaatcattagTCTCGGGAAAACGTAAACTCCATGAAGACAAGAGTCAGTCTTGTTTTCTTTAACCTATGTGTGATTCTTCCAGAATGAAAAACTGACAATCCTCTTCCCCACAACTAACTCCCCGAGAGCTTACAGGACTACAAGGGACCCTTCTGAAAGAGGTGTGCTAGGGGTGCTAGGAACACGAGACTCTACAATGTTAAATCCAGTGCTTTGCTACAAGAatggcctttaattccagcaggaTTTCTTAATAGCAGGTTTCTGTAACTGCATTGCTCAGAAATATGGCTAAGGACCATGACTAGAAAACAACTTTATATACCAACCTTACTTCAGAGGCTCAAATTTGGGGGTCAAGGGTCAGATGTAGCCCATAGGTATGCCTTGCACAGATCCCACCCATAAAGAATAGTGACTTATccgctagagagatggctcagtggttatgagcactgactgctcttccagagttcctaagttcaattcccagcaaccatatggtggctcacaaccatctgtaatgggatccgatgtcctcttctggtgtgtctgaagacagctagagtgtgctcatatacataaaataaacttaaaaaaaagtagtGATTTAGCAAGGAAAATGTTCGGGAGGTTTAACTAGTAGCCAAAACAATATTTCTTGACCTGAGAGGTAACCATACagatttctgtgatttttaaacaattttttggtttatgtttttctgcatatttaaaaacatttttaaaaagatctgggggttggggatttagctcagtggtagagcgcttgcctaggaagcgcaaggccctgggtttggtccccagctctgaaaaaaagaacaacaacaacaaaaaagatctgTTTatcacttattttatatatttgagtgctGTTTTCATACACACTAGAAAAGGGAATctgattccattatagatggttgtaaaagaactgaactcaggacctctgaaagagccagtgctcttaactgctgagccacttctctagcccctcaaaaaatttttttaaaagtatttgaattAGTTGCCAAATCTGTAAATATTTCATAGAAAGACTCAGTATCTTCGATTTCTCCTGAAAAATGACATGGAACTGTTTCCCTGTGGTGATAGCACTGCTCGAGTGGGAAAGCAGCTGCTTCTTCAGATATAAAACAATATagtataacataaatatataaataaataaaagtagtgtCAAATAATTTAAGGCAGGATTTACATTTGTTGTTgaggaaaaaaaccctaaaagacactttaaaatgtctttaacaaaCATCTTTCCAGTTCAAAGGCTACTTCTAAAAGGAAAGATACGTTCTGGTGCTTCGGAGGCAGACAGCTAGGCAGATAAGAGTTTTTGAAACCAGGGGTTAGGATAGGTGCTCTAAAGCACAGTGGAGGaggcgcgtgtgcgcgcgcacgtgtgtgtgtgtgtgtgtgtgtgtgtgtgtgtgtgtgcgcgtgtctGTACACTTGTAGGGAATAGGGTGGGCAGCCTCTTCAATGAGCCAGAAAGCACTAGCCTGACTTAAGTACGTGTATATTTATATGCCTGTAATTTATGAGTCaaagaaaagttataaaaaaaagttataaacgTTATATTAGGGGACTTTAAATGTTTAGGAACCAACTATAAGTCCAGTTTCAGCGGACTGGACAAACTCATTTGACATCCTTGGGCACCAGCATACCTGAGgcaaacatatacatgcaggcaaaatgctcatacacataaaataaataataaatctcaaAGTATTCGAACATCAAAAATCCATTTCATTAACACTTCAATAATGCAGAAAAGTAATGAAGGTAATTTGTACTTTTGGAttttctcaaaaaaggaaaacaatgattTTAACTATGTGTGTGTAAGTTGAGAACAgtgtccacaaaggccagaggagggtgtaaggtcctctggaactagagttacaggcagttgtgagttgcctgataTGGGCCATGTTTCAGCCCcaaatatcttaatttttttttaatttatgagacAAATAGTTTATAAGATATTCTGTTGGGAACTCTAACTGTTAAGACAGTAAGGATATGTTGTATTCACTCTTAATTTCAGTACACCAAAGAAAACAGAGCAGGCCAAACAGTCTTTTGAAAGCGATGAGCATGAAGATACAGTTTTAGATCACAGACTGAAGTATTACAGGTATCCTCGGTCAGTGTGGAATCACCCTGTACGAATACCGCTGTCGATCTCCACAGAATGGCATGGGTATAAGAAGAAGGACAATACTATTAGTGTTGGCAAAGACGTTAAGAGCGACGTAGTAATTCACAAGGACGACGAGAAAGAACTGAGGGCACCTTCTCCATACTGGGCAATGGTGGAGCAAGATGAAcgcatctcctcctcctcctcccccgctTCCTCCATCTCAGATGCCTTTTGGCTGGAGGATTTTGCACAGGACGAGGAGGGCAAAGGTGAACAGGTATCAAAGTTTGGTTAGGTATTGGTTTGCAAATTTGTAGCCatagaactttttatttttaaacatccaATTTTTATGTCTTACCATGGTGTTGATTTGTGTATTTCCTACACGACTTACCAGCCCTCCCATGACTACAGAAACGCCTTCTTCCTTACTTCCCTGTGGAACAGGCTCCACAGACCTGCTCTCAGAGCCACCATCATTTGCTCAGCTTTTACAACGCCACTAGAGGAACCTGCCCAATCATCAGAATGGCGGACATTTGCCTTGTATGGTACAGTTTTCCTTGAGGTTTTGGACTGGTTGTTTACATTACAGCCCCGCCCACACCCTCTCAGTGATACCTTTACCTGGAAAGTCAGGACTGAAACAAGCCAGGAAGATAGGAGAAGGAGTCAGACACAAAAGAAACCAGATGAGAGGACTTTCCTTAGAAATGTACTTTTACTGTAAATGGGGCAAAATCCAGACTGTTCAATTGTTATTATCCCAAACTGAGcaaattttaaagttgtttttattttaaaaagccatcagTAATAATCTggaattttttacttttaaagctGCTTAGCCTCAATTTTAACAGtttctgaaattttttaattGATGTAATTAGTGAACTTAATTACTCTATTACTGTTTTctttaaagcatttaataaatACCTGTTGACTGCCTAGGAAGAGTAcaagaaaaacatttacataCAATGTTTTATTGGCTCTATGGCAGCTAGGAGGACTatacttttaagtttttttcttcattgagaaaaatgttgaattaacattaattaataattaagagACCTGACTCTGatgtgtttgctggtctgggctGAGACTTGAATATATGCATCTGTTACAACTCGTCAAGAAAAGGCGTATGTCCCAAGTTTCCACTTGCTGTCATTGACTTCTTGCCAGAAACAAACTTTTTCGCAGCCTTAAATAAAACACAGAGAGTTAAATGTCATCACCAAGTAGATAAACCATGTACCTTGAGTTTGTGGACCAGACATTCTAGGGCAGCAACTCTGTAACACAGCCTCCTAAGACGATTAACCGTGAGACAGTGTTTTATTCTGAAGGTGTACAGCATCACATGTGCAGCTAAGCAAACAGAAGGTCTCTAGATGAGTACAGTCTTGAAGAAAAACCCCACTGACACTCAAAACCACGAAGAATGGCTACTGGTAGGCTGCACGTTGGTATTGTAATGGTAAAAAGGCATGAATTAATCAAAATACTGTCATTCACATTAAAGTAAATTTATGTAATTTAAGTAATTTTATGTCTTGGTGTTCCTTTTATGTTGGTGGTGGTCCTGAGAgactatgtagtccaagctgctTGCAGCTCACAATCTTCTTGCTTTAGCCTCCAGGACACTGGGCAACTCCAGGCATCTGTTAGCATGCCTGGCTGTTCTGGTATTCTCCATGTCATTATTTCAATCAAAGGTTTATTAAGTGTGCAGGACCAGGTAGAGCAAGAGCTCCTACATTATCCCAAGCTAGCTTTTCTGATGCAGGAGAGAAGGCAGCAGAACTGGGCGAGTGAGTATTTACACAGCCCTCTACAAAGTATACTTTTTGGATGATATCAGAATAAATTCTGGGGCCAACTGAAATGCAGGCAGGGGGAGTATCTAAAGCCAGACTCTTCTACCCCATTGTCAGCACACAATGATGAGAAGATGGTTAGACACCTACAGTAAAAGGGGGTGGTCTTTGCTGTAGAAGCACCACTGATGAAGATTTACAGCACAGTTCACCTTATGAGTACTCAAAcaactctttgtgtgtgtgtgtgtgtgtgtgtgtgtgtgtgtgtgtgtgtgtgtgtgtgtgtgttttgagacagggtttctctgtatagcccctGCTGTTCTAGAACTGACTCTGTGTACCAAGcaggcctccaactcagaaatgCACCTGCCTCTACGTCCACTACCTGGCTGTAACAAAGCACTCAAATCTTGTAGGAAACAGTACTATTTAAGACAGGTGAAGAAACTAGAAGAGAAGGCCTTAGATTGGAAGAATGTGGAGACTGTAAGTGTGTGCACGGTGAAGGACTGGCATGGGGCCATGAAACCTGAGAAGTTACTCATCTGACTCTGCCTGACCTCTTAGAGTTTAATTAAAATGGTTCAAAATGGGCATCTGCTTGAATGGGGAAGACACTTACACCCAAGTTGTGAGGGGAGCTATTTGTAGACATGGTGGTGAAGAGCTCGCCTGCTCTCTGCACCAGCACGGCCCTAGGAAGCCTGTGCAGTCACTCTGAAAGCAGAGCACTAGGTTGAAGGTCTAAGGTGAGATGATCTCGTCTGCTTACCTTTACAACATCGGCATCAGCCACAGCGTCAATTTGCTGAAGGACAGTAGGCGGTGGCATGTAAGAGCCTGTAGCTAGAGCCTGTGACCCGATCTCACTCAGGAAGCCCTCTGAAGTCTCCACAGACATTAGATATCCAGCTTTCAGCTTGTTCCTGTCCAGTAAGAGGCGGAAGTTGGTtttatttctccctcctcccttcccctcaacAGCAAGACAGTAAATGTATTTCAAACAGGCTAAGAAGTCTGTGGTAGTCCTCACTGTAGCAATGCCTTTATGCATCTCTGTTTGGAAGGTGTCAAAACAGCTCTCAAAAATCAACAGGCCATCCTTGGACTTTGGAGTAGAGCTTAAGCAAAACTTTTAAGGTGAGTTAATCATGAAGCAActtttatgaaaacaaatatatttgttgttgctattttgtgtgtgtgtgtgtgtgtgtgtgtttgagatagggtctctctacatagccctcgCTATCTGGGACTCACTATGATTGGCTATGAACTATGTAGTCCAAgccacctgcctcttcttcctgaggctaggattaaaggtgt
Encoded proteins:
- the Pdzd9 gene encoding PDZ domain-containing protein 9 produces the protein MEVTGGSWLLHAQTVQYRNEDTTDTEGTTDTEKLGLVAVLTLMEGDVLISVGHANVLGYTLREFLKLLQNITIGTVLQIKAYRGFIEIPQEWKDVYDLIPETKFPIPHTPKKTEQAKQSFESDEHEDTVLDHRLKYYRYPRSVWNHPVRIPLSISTEWHGYKKKDNTISVGKDVKSDVVIHKDDEKELRAPSPYWAMVEQDERISSSSSPASSISDAFWLEDFAQDEEGKGEQVSKFG